In the genome of Streptomyces sp. NBC_00190, one region contains:
- a CDS encoding AraC family transcriptional regulator: MGTDEGRREWARHWQYPELPGLDLLRAHYVRHTFPRHAHDGYVIAAVTGGIEEIGLPGGTVRAGPGSVVLINPEVAHTARAGVPEGWAYATLYPSRALITEVAAEIGTLRGTPGFTADMVADPQGSQAIAEVHRAAEAGNALAADTLLRGVVARMLRSHAGPLPGRTVRRAGTADAERARAVLEGRLADPPSLEQLAAELGTSPFALLRAFRDRYGMPPHTWLTDARVRRARRLLDAGTPPAEAAVVVGFTDQPHLNRHFTRIVGVPPGAYRRGRTGGAA; this comes from the coding sequence ATGGGGACGGACGAGGGGCGCCGGGAGTGGGCCCGGCACTGGCAGTACCCGGAACTGCCCGGGCTGGACCTGCTGCGCGCCCACTACGTACGCCACACCTTCCCGCGTCACGCCCACGACGGGTACGTCATCGCGGCCGTCACCGGCGGCATCGAGGAGATAGGGCTCCCCGGCGGCACCGTACGGGCGGGGCCGGGCAGCGTGGTCCTGATCAACCCGGAGGTGGCGCACACGGCGCGCGCGGGTGTGCCCGAGGGCTGGGCGTACGCGACCCTCTACCCCTCCCGCGCGCTGATCACCGAGGTCGCCGCCGAGATCGGCACCCTGCGCGGGACCCCCGGTTTCACCGCCGACATGGTCGCCGACCCGCAGGGCTCCCAGGCGATCGCCGAAGTCCACCGGGCCGCCGAGGCCGGGAACGCGCTGGCGGCCGACACGCTGCTGCGGGGCGTGGTGGCGCGGATGCTCCGCAGCCACGCCGGCCCGTTGCCCGGCCGTACGGTACGGCGCGCGGGCACCGCCGACGCCGAGCGGGCCCGTGCCGTCCTGGAGGGGCGCCTCGCGGACCCGCCGTCCCTGGAGCAGCTCGCGGCCGAACTGGGCACCAGCCCCTTCGCGCTGCTGCGCGCCTTCCGCGACCGCTACGGCATGCCCCCGCACACCTGGCTGACCGACGCCCGCGTCCGCCGCGCGCGCCGCCTGCTGGACGCGGGCACCCCGCCCGCGGAGGCGGCCGTGGTGGTCGGCTTCACCGACCAGCCGCACCTGAACCGGCACTTCACACGGATCGTGGGGGTGCCGCCGGGGGCCTATCGGCGCGGTCGAACAGGCGGCGCCGCTTGA
- a CDS encoding ATP-dependent helicase has translation MSGSALASFSPATRSWFTGAFVTPTSAQEGAWRAIGEGADVLVVAPTGSGKTLAAFLAALDQLASVPPPAEPRKRCRVLYVSPLKALAVDVERNLRSPLTGIRQESVRLGLPEPEIRVGIRSGDTPPAERRALATRPPDILITTPESLFLMLTSAARDALTGIETVILDEVHAVAGTKRGAHLALSLERLDELLPRPARRIGLSATVRPVDEVARYLAPRGRVEIVQPPSTKEFDLSVVVPVQDMGELGGSPATEGREGGDKPSIWPHVEERIADLVQAHRSTIVFANSRRLAERLCNRLNEIAYERAVGEKLPEGSPPAEVMAQSGAARGAPPLLARAHHGSVSKEQRALVEEDLKAGRLPAVVATSSLELGIDMGAVDLVVQVESPPSVASGLQRVGRAGHQVGAVSTGVVFPKYRGDLVQAAVVTERMRTGSIESLRIPSNPLDVLAQQLVAMVAMDTWQLDDLLALVRRAAPFAALPESAFTAVLDMLAGRYPSDAFAELRPRVVWDRVAGTVTGRPGAQRLAVTSGGTIPDRGLFGVFLAGSDPKKGGGRVGELDEEMVYESRVGDVFTLGTTSWRIEDITRDRVLVTPAPGVPGRLPFWKGDQLGRPLELGRAVGAFLRELGGLTEEDARLRLLAAGLDAWAAENVLAYLAEQREACGHVPDDRTIVVERFRDELGDWRVVVHSPFGAQVHAPWALALSARLAEKYGMDAQVMHADDGIVLRLPDADLLSMDLLDHDPSRPAGFEFDDEQAPLGAADVAFDHGDINQVVTEQVGGSALFASRFRECAARALLLPRRSPGKRTPLWQQRQRASQLLQVASEFGSFPIVLEAVRECLQDVFDVPGLTELMGDIEARRVRLVEVTTPEPSPFARSLLFGYVAQFLYEGDSPLAERRAAALSLDSRLLAELLGQAELRELLDAQVLEELERELQWLTEDRRAKDPESVADLLRLLGPLTQDQLAERGADPAWARELASARRAIQVRIGGTDHWAAIEDAGRLRDALGTALPVGVPEAFTEPVKDPLGDLLARYARTHGPFTTAAVATRFGLGPAVTEGALHRLAAAGRVVQGEFHPAGIGQEWCDATVLRRLRRRSLAALRQELEPVPPTSLATFLPQWQHLGGALRGIDGLARAVEQLQGAPVPASALERLILPSRVSGYSPGLLDELTTAGEVVWAGAGALPGKDGWISLYLADTAPLLLPPPHPLELTPLHQAVLDRLSGGYGLFFRQIAEAVRAAFPEVSDVALSEAVWDLAWSGRLTNDTLSPLRALLGSGRTAGSTAHRARRTVPRGRYGTLSATVSRTGPPTVSGRWSLLPSQAPDPTHRAHALARTLLDRHGVVTRGAVAAEGVEGGFSAVYRVLSAFEDSGQARRGYVVEGLGAAQFAMDGAVDRLRAAERTPPPLAAVVLAAADPANAYGAALPWPEPPGGATHKPGRKAGSLVVLVDGELTLYLERGGKTLLAWPDPGDPRLTAAVEALATASRTGTLPALTVERINTAAALISPLGGALEAAGFHATPRGLRLRS, from the coding sequence ATGTCCGGCTCCGCGCTCGCATCGTTCTCCCCCGCGACCCGCTCCTGGTTCACAGGGGCCTTCGTCACGCCCACCTCCGCGCAGGAAGGCGCCTGGCGGGCCATCGGGGAGGGGGCGGACGTGCTGGTCGTGGCGCCCACCGGCTCGGGCAAGACCCTGGCCGCCTTCCTCGCCGCCCTCGACCAGCTGGCCTCGGTCCCGCCGCCGGCCGAGCCGAGGAAGCGCTGCCGCGTGCTGTACGTGTCGCCCCTGAAGGCCCTGGCCGTGGACGTGGAGCGCAATCTCCGCAGCCCGCTGACCGGTATCCGCCAGGAGTCCGTCCGCCTCGGTCTGCCCGAGCCCGAGATCCGGGTCGGGATCCGCTCCGGCGACACCCCGCCGGCCGAGCGGCGGGCGCTGGCCACCCGACCGCCGGACATCCTCATCACCACGCCCGAGTCGCTGTTCCTGATGCTGACCTCGGCCGCCCGGGACGCCCTGACCGGGATCGAGACCGTGATCCTGGACGAGGTGCACGCCGTGGCCGGGACCAAGCGCGGCGCGCACCTGGCCCTGTCCCTGGAGCGGCTGGACGAGCTGCTGCCGCGCCCGGCACGCCGGATCGGGCTGTCGGCGACGGTCCGGCCGGTGGACGAAGTGGCCCGGTACCTCGCGCCGCGCGGCAGGGTGGAGATCGTCCAGCCGCCGTCGACAAAGGAGTTCGACCTGTCGGTGGTCGTCCCGGTGCAGGACATGGGCGAGTTGGGCGGCTCTCCGGCGACCGAGGGCCGGGAGGGCGGGGACAAGCCTTCCATCTGGCCGCATGTGGAGGAGCGGATCGCGGACCTGGTGCAGGCGCACCGCTCCACGATCGTGTTCGCCAACTCCCGCCGCCTCGCCGAGCGGCTCTGCAACCGGCTCAACGAGATCGCGTACGAGCGGGCCGTGGGCGAGAAGCTGCCCGAGGGCTCTCCCCCGGCGGAGGTCATGGCGCAGTCCGGCGCCGCCCGGGGCGCCCCGCCGCTGCTGGCCCGCGCTCACCACGGCTCGGTCTCCAAGGAGCAGCGGGCCCTGGTGGAGGAGGACCTGAAGGCGGGCCGGCTGCCCGCGGTGGTCGCCACCTCCAGCCTGGAGCTGGGCATCGACATGGGCGCCGTGGACCTGGTGGTGCAGGTGGAGTCCCCGCCGTCGGTGGCCTCCGGGCTCCAGCGGGTGGGCCGCGCCGGGCACCAGGTGGGCGCGGTCTCCACCGGTGTGGTCTTCCCCAAGTACCGGGGTGACCTGGTGCAGGCGGCGGTGGTCACCGAGCGGATGCGCACCGGCTCGATCGAGTCCCTCCGGATCCCTTCGAACCCCCTGGACGTCCTGGCACAGCAGCTGGTCGCGATGGTGGCGATGGACACCTGGCAGCTGGACGACCTGCTGGCCCTGGTGCGGCGGGCGGCGCCCTTCGCCGCGCTGCCGGAGTCGGCGTTCACCGCGGTGCTGGACATGCTGGCGGGCCGCTACCCCTCGGACGCGTTCGCCGAGCTCAGACCGCGGGTCGTCTGGGACCGCGTCGCCGGGACGGTCACCGGCCGGCCGGGGGCCCAGCGTCTCGCGGTCACCTCCGGCGGCACCATCCCCGACCGCGGCCTGTTCGGCGTCTTCCTCGCGGGCTCCGACCCCAAGAAGGGCGGCGGCCGCGTCGGCGAGCTCGACGAGGAGATGGTCTACGAGTCGCGCGTCGGGGACGTCTTCACCCTGGGCACCACCTCCTGGCGGATCGAGGACATCACCCGCGACCGCGTCCTGGTCACCCCGGCGCCCGGCGTGCCCGGCCGGCTGCCGTTCTGGAAGGGCGACCAGCTGGGCCGCCCCCTCGAACTGGGCCGCGCGGTCGGCGCGTTCCTGCGCGAGCTGGGCGGCCTCACCGAGGAGGACGCCCGGCTACGGCTGCTGGCCGCCGGCCTGGACGCCTGGGCCGCCGAGAACGTCCTGGCGTACCTCGCCGAGCAGCGCGAGGCCTGCGGCCACGTGCCGGACGACCGGACCATCGTGGTCGAGCGCTTCCGCGACGAGCTCGGCGACTGGCGGGTGGTCGTCCACTCTCCCTTCGGCGCGCAGGTGCACGCCCCGTGGGCGCTGGCGCTGAGCGCCCGCCTCGCGGAGAAGTACGGCATGGACGCGCAGGTGATGCACGCCGACGACGGGATCGTGCTCCGCCTCCCCGACGCCGACCTGCTGTCCATGGACCTCCTGGACCACGACCCGTCACGTCCCGCGGGCTTCGAGTTCGACGACGAGCAGGCCCCGTTGGGCGCGGCCGATGTCGCCTTCGACCACGGTGACATCAACCAGGTCGTCACCGAACAGGTCGGCGGCTCGGCGCTGTTCGCCTCCCGCTTCCGCGAGTGCGCGGCCCGCGCGCTGCTACTGCCCCGGCGCAGTCCGGGCAAGCGCACCCCGCTGTGGCAGCAGCGTCAGCGCGCCTCCCAGCTGCTCCAGGTGGCCTCGGAGTTCGGCTCCTTCCCGATCGTGCTGGAGGCCGTACGCGAGTGCCTCCAGGACGTCTTCGACGTGCCCGGCCTGACCGAGCTGATGGGGGACATCGAGGCACGCCGCGTCCGCCTGGTCGAGGTCACCACCCCCGAACCTTCCCCCTTCGCCCGCTCGTTGCTCTTCGGGTACGTCGCCCAGTTCCTCTACGAGGGCGACTCGCCCCTGGCCGAGCGCAGGGCGGCCGCGCTGTCGCTGGACTCGCGCCTGCTGGCCGAGCTGCTCGGTCAGGCGGAGCTGCGCGAACTGCTCGACGCGCAGGTACTGGAGGAGCTGGAGCGGGAGCTCCAGTGGCTCACCGAGGACCGGCGGGCCAAGGACCCCGAATCGGTGGCCGACCTGCTGCGCCTGCTGGGCCCGTTGACGCAGGACCAGCTGGCCGAGCGCGGGGCCGATCCGGCCTGGGCGCGGGAGCTGGCATCGGCCCGCCGCGCCATCCAGGTCCGGATCGGCGGCACCGACCACTGGGCGGCGATCGAGGACGCCGGCCGGCTGCGGGACGCACTGGGCACGGCGCTGCCGGTCGGCGTCCCGGAGGCGTTCACCGAGCCGGTCAAGGACCCGCTGGGCGATCTGCTGGCCCGGTACGCCCGCACCCACGGGCCGTTCACCACGGCCGCCGTCGCGACCCGCTTCGGCCTCGGCCCGGCGGTCACCGAGGGCGCCCTGCACCGGCTCGCCGCGGCCGGGCGGGTGGTCCAGGGCGAGTTCCACCCGGCGGGCATCGGCCAGGAGTGGTGCGACGCGACGGTGCTGCGCAGGCTCCGGCGCCGTTCGCTGGCCGCGCTGCGCCAGGAACTGGAACCGGTCCCGCCGACCTCGCTGGCCACCTTCCTCCCGCAGTGGCAGCACCTGGGCGGAGCCCTGCGCGGCATCGACGGCCTGGCCCGGGCGGTCGAGCAGCTGCAGGGCGCCCCGGTCCCGGCCTCCGCGCTGGAACGTCTGATCCTCCCGTCCCGGGTGAGCGGCTACTCCCCCGGACTGCTGGACGAGCTGACCACCGCGGGCGAGGTGGTCTGGGCGGGCGCCGGCGCGCTCCCGGGCAAGGACGGCTGGATCTCCCTCTACCTGGCGGACACGGCCCCGCTGCTCCTGCCCCCGCCGCACCCCCTGGAGCTGACCCCTCTCCACCAGGCGGTCCTCGACCGGCTGTCGGGCGGGTACGGCCTGTTCTTCCGCCAGATCGCCGAGGCGGTCCGCGCGGCGTTCCCCGAGGTGTCCGATGTCGCGCTCTCCGAGGCGGTGTGGGACCTCGCCTGGTCGGGCCGGCTCACGAACGACACCCTGAGCCCCCTGCGGGCCCTGCTGGGCTCGGGCCGCACCGCCGGCTCGACGGCCCACCGGGCCCGGCGGACGGTCCCGCGCGGGCGGTACGGCACGCTCAGCGCGACCGTGTCCCGTACCGGCCCGCCCACGGTCTCGGGCCGCTGGTCGCTCCTGCCCTCGCAAGCCCCCGACCCGACCCACCGGGCCCATGCCCTGGCCCGCACCTTGCTGGACCGGCACGGGGTGGTGACCCGGGGCGCGGTCGCGGCGGAAGGGGTGGAAGGCGGCTTCAGCGCGGTCTACCGCGTCCTGTCGGCCTTCGAGGACAGCGGCCAGGCCCGCCGGGGCTATGTGGTCGAGGGGCTCGGCGCGGCCCAGTTCGCGATGGACGGCGCGGTGGACCGCCTGCGGGCCGCCGAGCGGACCCCGCCCCCGCTGGCGGCGGTGGTGCTGGCCGCCGCCGATCCGGCGAACGCGTACGGCGCGGCGCTGCCCTGGCCGGAGCCGCCGGGCGGAGCCACCCACAAGCCCGGCCGCAAGGCGGGCTCCCTGGTGGTCCTGGTCGACGGCGAGCTCACCCTGTATCTGGAGCGCGGCGGCAAGACCCTCCTGGCCTGGCCGGACCCCGGCGACCCGCGCCTCACCGCGGCCGTCGAAGCCCTCGCCACAGCCTCCCGCACGGGCACCCTCCCGGCCCTCACGGTGGAACGGATCAACACTGCCGCGGCCCTGATCTCGCCCCTGGGCGGCGCCCTGGAGGCGGCCGGTTTCCACGCCACCCCGAGAGGTCTGCGCCTGCGCTCCTGA